Proteins encoded together in one Orcinus orca chromosome 13, mOrcOrc1.1, whole genome shotgun sequence window:
- the FAM228A gene encoding LOW QUALITY PROTEIN: protein FAM228A (The sequence of the model RefSeq protein was modified relative to this genomic sequence to represent the inferred CDS: inserted 7 bases in 4 codons; deleted 1 base in 1 codon) — MAATKMSNYDKHFGPEQLKWPEPESVALMEALAREDIDEAVYVILFRENYVAKRLDTYFQHLDVFKEXKKELLHKKWTENVAKPLQQRIMEKVISYKGLEXKQENSEYFLKHTNKTEIIFGDXYDPEVYNPFYMRKKDSNYGKVTVPPFCDPLFRRQQELDEERRAIFQYKMGKRCTLKEFKELEKARQYARLPQLTFSLHRVVPREQPTASARPVGSKTRSKCSPEKLVCAEEKYLPDKEKTTSDLSQTVSERQFYSSKLGQEXKKHEKKSLVLGTRRHRPRSWVGGEGQQRQRSQPVERRVMTAEVLGPRNCAP, encoded by the exons ATGGCTGCCACGAAAATGTCCAACTATGATAAACATTTTGGGCCAGAACAATTAAAGTGGCCAGAACCCGAGTCAGTTGCTTTGATGGAG GCATTGGCTAGAGAAGACATTGATGAAGCTGTATACGTGATATTATTTAGAGAAAATTATGTTGCAAAG AGATTGGATACGTATTTTCAGCATCTGGATgtttttaagg agaagaaagagttgTTACATAAAAAATGGACTGAAAATGTTGCAAAGCCTCTTCAGCAGAGAATTATGGAAAAAGTAATTTCATATAAAGGGTTGGA AAAACAAGagaattctgaatattttttaaagcacacaaATAAAACg gaaattatatttGGAGA TTATGATCCTGAAGTATACAATCCTTTTTATATGAGAAAAAAGGACTCAAATTATGGAAAG GTTACGGTCCCACCGTTCTGTGATCCTCTGTTTAGAAGACAGCAAGAGTTGGATGAAGAGCGGAGGGCTATTTTTCAGTATAAGATGG GAAAACGATGTaccttaaaagaa tttaaagaactaGAGAAGGCCAGGCAGTATGCCAGATTGCCCCAGCTGACTTTCAGTCTCCACAGAGTGGTTCCAAGAGAGCAGCCCACAGCTTCTGCAAGGCCTGTGGGAAGCAAAACTCGTAGCAAA tgcaGTCCTGAAAAGCTTGTCTGTGCAGAAGAGAAATATCTGCCTGATAAAGAGAAAACGACTAGTGACCTAAGTCAGACTGTTTCTGAAAGGCAGTTTTATTCCTCGAAGCTTGGCCAGGA taaaaagcatgaaaagaagaGTCTG GTTTTAGGAACCAGACGGCACAGACCCAGATCCTGGGTAGGTGGGGAAGGCCAGCAGAGGCAGAGGTCACAGCCCGTGGAAAGAAGAGTGATGACAGCAGAGGTCCTGGGCCCCCGGAACTGTGCCCCATAA